A region of Arabidopsis thaliana chromosome 5, partial sequence DNA encodes the following proteins:
- the UPL4 gene encoding ubiquitin-protein ligase 4, whose product MENRGQKRMEVVEELPADKRACNSQDFRPSTSGSSVQAQANDTNPGHENVDADMDTSSSASPSSRSDEEEQEEQDKEDSDYGSCDSDEEDPRQRVLQDYQRQRSSGDHGKLKSLLLNLTGETDPSGQLSRLTELCEVLSFSTEESLSSVMANMLSPVLVKLAKHENNADIMLLAIRAITYLCDVYPPSVEFLVRHDTIPALCQRLLTIEYLDVAEQCLQALEKISRDEPVACLNAGAIMAVLSFIDFFSTSIQRVAISTVVNICKQLSSESPSPFMDAVPILCTLLQYEDRQLVENVAICLTKIADQASESPAMLDQLCRHGLINESTHLLNLNSRTTLSQPVYNGVIGMLRKLSSGSALAFRTLYELNIGYSLKEIMSTYDISHSVSSTHPINACSNQVHEVLKLVIELLPASPVEDNQLASEKESFLVNQPDLLQQFGRDMLPVMIQVLNSGANVYVSYGCLSAIHKLTCLSKSGDIVELLKNTNMSSVLAGILSRKDHHVIVVALQVAEVLLEKYRDTFLNSFIKEGVFFAIEALLSSDRGQQNQGSADLSQKPVTKEIVKCLCQSFERSLSSSSQTCKIEKDSVYVLATRIKEGFFGPEVFNSEKGLTDVLQNLKNLSVALSELMTVPIDAHVLHDEKFFSIWNQIMERLNGRESVSTFEFIESGVVKSLASYLSNGLYQRKLSKGGPECDSLPFIGKRFEVFTRLLWSDGEATSSLLIQKLQNSLSSLENFPIVLSQFLKQKNSFAAIPNGRCTSYPCLKVRFLKAEGETSLRDYSQDFVTVDPLCYLDAVDQYLWPKVNIEPIDSVEAKDQAIECQSSQLQSTSISCQAESSSPMEIDSESSDASQLQGSQVEDQTQLPGQQNASSSETSSEKEDAVPRLLFRLEGLELDRSLTVYQAILLHKLKSESEATNDSKLSGPHNITYERSAQLGDSRENLFPPGSMEDDEYRPFLSYLFTHRLALRLKGSSHPPYDILFLLKSLEGMNRFLFHLISLERINAFGEGRLENLDDLRVQVRPVPHSEFVSSKLTEKLEQQLRDSFAVSTCGLPPWFNDLMDSCPCLFSFEAKSKYFRLAAFGSQKIRHHPQHLSSSNVHGEARPVTGSLPRKKFLACRENILESAAKMMELYGNQKVVIEVEYSEEVGTGLGPTLEFYTLVSRAFQNPDLGMWRNDCSFIVGKPVEHSGVLASSSGLFPRPWSGTSTTSDVLQKFVLLGTVVAKALQDGRVLDLPLSKAFYKLILGQELSSFDIHFVDPELCKTLVELQALVRRKKLFAEAHGDSGAAKCDLSFHGTKIEDLCLEFALPGYTDYDLAPYSANDMVNLDNLEEYIKGIVNATVCNGIQKQVEAFRSGFNQVFSIEHLRIFNEEELETMLCGECDLFSMNEVLDHIKFDHGYTSSSPPVEYLLQILHEFDREQQRAFLQFVTGSPRLPHGGLASLSPKLTIVRKHGSDSSDTDLPSVMTCANYLKLPPYSSKVISLS is encoded by the exons ATGGAGAACAGAGGCCAGAAACGAATGGAGGTTGTGGAAGAGTTACCTGCTGATAAGAGAGCTTGTAACTCTCAGGATTTTAGACCAAGCACATCCGGATCATCTGTTCAAGCTCAAGCTAATGATACGAATCCAGGACATGAAAACGTTGACGCTGATATGGATACTTCTTCATCTGCTTCGCCTTCGAGTCgatcagatgaagaagaacaggAAGAGCAGGATAAGGAGGATTCGGACTATGGATCTTGCGATTCTGATGAGGAAGATCCGAGGCAGAGGGTGCTTCAGGATTACCAGAGGCAGAGATCATCTGGTGATCATGGGAAATTGAAGTctcttttgttgaatttgactGGAGAAACTGATCCTTCTGGACAGTTATCCAGGCTCACTGAGTTATGTGAAGTGTTGTCATTTTCTACTGAAGAATCGCTGTCCAGTGTTATGGCCAACATGCTATCACCGGTGCTTGTAAAGTTAGCTAAGCATGAGAACAATGCAGATATTATGCTCCTCGCAATTAGAGCTATTACTTATTTGTGTGATGTTTATCCGCCGTCAGTAGAATTCCTTGTAAGACATGATACCATTCCTGCTCTCTGCCAAAGACTTTTGACTATTGAGTACTTGGACGTTGCTGAGCAG TGTTTGCAAGCACTTGAGAAAATATCCCGAGATGAGCCGGTAGCCTGCTTGAATGCTGGAGCAATTATGGCAGTGCTTTCGtttattgatttcttctcaACAAGCATACAG AGAGTCGCAATTTCTACTGTGGTCAATATATGTAAGCAGCTTTCTTCTGAGTCTCCCTCGCCTTTCATGGATGCTGTTCCAATATTATGCACTCTTCTTCAATATGAAGATCGACAG CTGGTCGAGAATGTGGCTATTTGCTTGACAAAAATAGCAGATCAAGCCAGTGAGTCACCGGCAATGTTGGATCAACTGTGTAGGCATGGACTAATTAATGAATCAACACATCTCTTAAACTTGAATAGCCGCACTACCCTATCTCAACCTGTCTACAAT GGTGTGATTGGAATGCTAAGAAAACTATCTTCTGGTTCAGCTTTAGCTTTCAGAACGTTATATGAGCTTAACATTGGCTACAGTTTAAAAGAAATCATGTCCACGTATGACATTTCTCATTCAGTGTCTTCTACACATCCTATCAATGCATGTTCTAATCAG GTGCATGAAGTCCTGAAGTTGGTGATTGAGCTTCTTCCAGCTTCACCCGTAGAGGATAATCAGCTGGCATCGGAAAAGGAAAGTTTTCTCGTCAATCAGCCTGATCTTTTGCAACAATTTGGAAGAGACATGCTTCCTGTCATGATTCAG GTGCTAAACTCTGGAGCTAACGTATATGTTTCTTATGGTTGCCTATCAGCAATTCACAAGCTGACTTGCTTGAGTAAGTCCGGTGATATTGTCGAGTTACTGAAGAACACCAACATGTCAAG TGTTTTGGCTGGCATTCTGTCAAGGAAGGATCATCATGTAATTGTAGTAGCACTACAGGTTGCGGAAGTGCTTCTTGAGAAATACAGAGATACttttttgaattcttttaTAAAGGAAGGTGTTTTTTTCGCGATTGAAGCACTCTTAAGTTCTGATAGAGGGCAACAAAATCAGGGATCAGCTGACCTTTCACAAAAGCCTGTTACAAAAGAGATTGTGAAATGCTTGTGCCAATCTTTTGAAAGATCGCTATCCTCTTCTTCACAAACTTGTAAGATTGAAAAGGATTCTGTCTACGTTCTTGCAACACGTATCAAGGAGGGTTTCTTTGGACCTGAGGTATTCAACTCTGAGAAAGGCTTGACAGATGTCCTCCAAAACCTCAAGAACTTGTCGGTAGCACTTAGCGAGTTGATGACTGTACCCATTGATGCGCATGTCCTGCATGATGAGAAATTCTTCTCAATATGGAACCAAATCATGGAAAGGCTGAATGGAAGGGAATCTGTGTCCACTTTTGAATTCATTGAGAGCGGAGTTGTAAAGTCACTGGCAAGTTATCTTTCTAATGGACTCTATCAAAGGAAACTTAGCAAAGGGGGTCCTGAATGTGATAGTTTACCATTTATTGGTAAGAGATTTGAGGTGTTCACAAGATTGCTTTGGTCTGATGGAGAGGCAACTTCATCCTTGTTAATACAGAAGCTCCAAAAttccctttcttctttggaAAACTTCCCAATTGTCCTAAGCCAATTTTTGAAGCAGAAGAACTCATTTGCGGCTATTCCAAATGGGCGTTGCACTAGTTATCCATGCCTAAAAGTTCGTTTTCTGAAAGCAGAGGGGGAGACTTCTTTGCGTGATTACTCCCAAGACTTTGTCACTGTTGACCCACTTTGCTATTTGGATGCTGTCGATCAATACTTGTGGCCTAAAGTTAATATAGAACCTATAGATTCTGTGGAAGCAAAAGATCAAGCTATAGAATGTCAATCTTCTCAATTGCAGTCAACTTCGATATCTTGTCAAGCTGAAAGCTCAAGTCCTATGGAGATTGACAGTGAGTCTTCTGATGCGTCTCAGTTGCAG GGATCTCAAGTGGAAGATCAGACGCAACTTCCAGGACAACAGAATGCTTCCTCCTCTGAAACCTCCTCTGAAAAAGAGGATGCGGTACCTAGACTTTTGTTTCGTCTCGAAGGGCTTGAACTAGACCGTTCTTTGACAGTATATCAGGCGATTCTCTTGCACAAACTAAAATCAGAAAGTGAAGCAACCAACGATTCGAAGCTGAGTGGACCCCACAACATCACTTATGAAAGGTCTGCACAACTTGGGGATTCTCGTGAAAATCTGTTTCCACCTGGATCTATGGAAGATGATGAGTATCGCCCGTTCTTGTCCTATTTGTTTACTCATAGACTTGCTTTGCGCCTGAAGGGGTCAAGTCATCCTCCGTATGACATATTGTTTCTTCTTAAGAGTCTGGAGGGCATGAACAGATTTCTCTTTCACCTGATTTCTCTTGAACGGATTAATGCTTTTGGTGAAGGTAGGCTAGAGAATTTGGATGATCTGAGGGTACAAGTTCGTCCTGTGCCACATTCTGAATTTGTTAGCAGTAAGCTTACAGAGAAGTTAGAGCAGCAGCTTCGTGATTCTTTTGCTGTGTCAACCTGCGGTCTGCCACCATGGTTTAATGATCTAATGGATTCATGTCCgtgtttatttagttttgaagCCAAGTCTAAATACTTCCGACTTGCAGCCTTTGGTTCACAGAAAATCCGTCATCATCCACAGCACCTTAGCAGTTCAAATGTTCATGGCGAAGCGCGCCCAGTGACTGGTAGTTTACCTCGTAAAAAGTTCTTAGCTTGCCGTGAAAACATTCTAGAGTCTGCTGCCAAAATGATGGAGTTATATGGAAACCAGAAGGTGGTCATTGAGGTTGAATACAGTGAAGAAGTCGGGACTGGTCTTGGGCCAACACTGGAGTTCTATACGCTTGTCAGTAGGGCATTTCAAAATCCCGATCTTGGTATGTGGAGAAATGATTGTAGTTTTATTGTTGGAAAGCCAGTCGAACACTCGGGAGTTTTGGCATCTTCTTCAGGACTCTTTCCACGCCCTTGGTCAGGTACATCAACTACGTCAGATGTGCTGCAGAAATTTGTCCTCTTGGGGACAGTGGTAGCAAAGGCTTTACAAGATGGACGAGTCTTAGACCTTCCACTTTCCAAAGCCTTCTACAAATTAATTCTCGGACAG GAGTTGAGTTCATTTGACATCCACTTCGTTGACCCTGAACTTTGTAAAACACTGGTGGAATTGCAAGCTCTGGTACGTAGGAAAAAGCTTTTCGCTGAAGCACATGGTGATTCCGGAGCAGCCAagtgtgatttaagtttccATGGAACAAAGATTGAGGACCTTTGTCTTGAATTTGCATTGCCTGGCTACACGGATTATGATCTCGCTCCCTATTCTGCAAATGATATG GTAAATTTGGATAACCTCGAGGAATATATCAAGGGTATTGTCAATGCCACAGTATGTAATGGGATCCAAAAACAAGTGGAAGCATTTCGGTCTGGATTTAATCAG GTTTTCTCTATTGAACATCTTCGGATATTCAACGAAGAGGAGCTGGAAACTATGCTGTGTGGAGAATGTGATCTCTTTAGT ATGAATGAAGTCTTGGATCACATCAAGTTTGATCATGGATATACTTCTAGCAGCCCACCAGTTGAATAT TTATTGCAGATTCTGCATGAGTTTGATAGGGAGCAACAACGAGCCTTTTTGCAATTTGTAACAGGATCTCCCCGGTTACCTCATGGTGGTTTGGCGTCTCTCAGTCCCAAACTAACAATCGTCCGCAAG CATGGTAGCGATTCTTCAGATACTGACCTCCCTAGTGTGATGACATGCGCCAATTATCTGAAGCTTCCTCCTTATTCATCCAAAGTGATATCTCTCTCGTGA
- the UPL4 gene encoding ubiquitin-protein ligase 4 (ubiquitin-protein ligase 4 (UPL4); CONTAINS InterPro DOMAIN/s: Armadillo-like helical (InterPro:IPR011989), Armadillo-type fold (InterPro:IPR016024), HECT (InterPro:IPR000569); BEST Arabidopsis thaliana protein match is: HEAT repeat; HECT-domain (ubiquitin-transferase) (TAIR:AT4G38600.1); Has 5635 Blast hits to 5003 proteins in 272 species: Archae - 0; Bacteria - 11; Metazoa - 3196; Fungi - 992; Plants - 513; Viruses - 0; Other Eukaryotes - 923 (source: NCBI BLink).) encodes MENRGQKRMEVVEELPADKRACNSQDFRPSTSGSSVQAQANDTNPGHENVDADMDTSSSASPSSRSDEEEQEEQDKEDSDYGSCDSDEEDPRQRVLQDYQRQRSSGDHGKLKSLLLNLTGETDPSGQLSRLTELCEVLSFSTEESLSSVMANMLSPVLVKLAKHENNADIMLLAIRAITYLCDVYPPSVEFLVRHDTIPALCQRLLTIEYLDVAEQCLQALEKISRDEPVACLNAGAIMAVLSFIDFFSTSIQRVAISTVVNICKQLSSESPSPFMDAVPILCTLLQYEDRQLVENVAICLTKIADQASESPAMLDQLCRHGLINESTHLLNLNSRTTLSQPVYNGVIGMLRKLSSGSALAFRTLYELNIGYSLKEIMSTYDISHSVSSTHPINACSNQVHEVLKLVIELLPASPVEDNQLASEKESFLVNQPDLLQQFGRDMLPVMIQVLNSGANVYVSYGCLSAIHKLTCLSKSGDIVELLKNTNMSSVLAGILSRKDHHVIVVALQVAEVLLEKYRDTFLNSFIKEGVFFAIEALLSSDRGQQNQGSADLSQKPVTKEIVKCLCQSFERSLSSSSQTCKIEKDSVYVLATRIKEGFFGPEVFNSEKGLTDVLQNLKNLSVALSELMTVPIDAHVLHDEKFFSIWNQIMERLNGRESVSTFEFIESGVVKSLASYLSNGLYQRKLSKGGPECDSLPFIGKRFEVFTRLLWSDGEATSSLLIQKLQNSLSSLENFPIVLSQFLKQKNSFAAIPNGRCTSYPCLKVRFLKAEGETSLRDYSQDFVTVDPLCYLDAVDQYLWPKVNIEPIDSVEAKDQAIECQSSQLQSTSISCQAESSSPMEIDSESSDASQLQGSQVEDQTQLPGQQNASSSETSSEKEDAVPRLLFRLEGLELDRSLTVYQAILLHKLKSESEATNDSKLSGPHNITYERSAQLGDSRENLFPPGSMEDDEYRPFLSYLFTHRLALRLKGSSHPPYDILFLLKSLEGMNRFLFHLISLERINAFGEGRLENLDDLRVQVRPVPHSEFVSSKLTEKLEQQLRDSFAVSTCGLPPWFNDLMDSCPCLFSFEAKSKYFRLAAFGSQKIRHHPQHLSSSNVHGEARPVTGSLPRKKFLACRENILESAAKMMELYGNQKVVIEVEYSEEVGTGLGPTLEFYTLVSRAFQNPDLGMWRNDCSFIVGKPVEHSGVLASSSGLFPRPWSGTSTTSDVLQKFVLLGTVVAKALQDGRVLDLPLSKAFYKLILGQELSSFDIHFVDPELCKTLVELQALVRRKKLFAEAHGDSGAAKCDLSFHGTKIEDLCLEFALPGYTDYDLAPYSANDMVNLDNLEEYIKGIVNATVCNGIQKQVEAFRSGFNQVFSIEHLRIFNEEELETMLCGECDLFSMNEVLDHIKFDHGYTSSSPPVEYLLQILHEFDREQQRAFLQFVTGSPRLPHGGLASLSPKLTIVRKHGSDSSDTDLPSVMTCANYLKLPPYSSKEKMKEKLIYAITEGQGSFHLS; translated from the exons ATGGAGAACAGAGGCCAGAAACGAATGGAGGTTGTGGAAGAGTTACCTGCTGATAAGAGAGCTTGTAACTCTCAGGATTTTAGACCAAGCACATCCGGATCATCTGTTCAAGCTCAAGCTAATGATACGAATCCAGGACATGAAAACGTTGACGCTGATATGGATACTTCTTCATCTGCTTCGCCTTCGAGTCgatcagatgaagaagaacaggAAGAGCAGGATAAGGAGGATTCGGACTATGGATCTTGCGATTCTGATGAGGAAGATCCGAGGCAGAGGGTGCTTCAGGATTACCAGAGGCAGAGATCATCTGGTGATCATGGGAAATTGAAGTctcttttgttgaatttgactGGAGAAACTGATCCTTCTGGACAGTTATCCAGGCTCACTGAGTTATGTGAAGTGTTGTCATTTTCTACTGAAGAATCGCTGTCCAGTGTTATGGCCAACATGCTATCACCGGTGCTTGTAAAGTTAGCTAAGCATGAGAACAATGCAGATATTATGCTCCTCGCAATTAGAGCTATTACTTATTTGTGTGATGTTTATCCGCCGTCAGTAGAATTCCTTGTAAGACATGATACCATTCCTGCTCTCTGCCAAAGACTTTTGACTATTGAGTACTTGGACGTTGCTGAGCAG TGTTTGCAAGCACTTGAGAAAATATCCCGAGATGAGCCGGTAGCCTGCTTGAATGCTGGAGCAATTATGGCAGTGCTTTCGtttattgatttcttctcaACAAGCATACAG AGAGTCGCAATTTCTACTGTGGTCAATATATGTAAGCAGCTTTCTTCTGAGTCTCCCTCGCCTTTCATGGATGCTGTTCCAATATTATGCACTCTTCTTCAATATGAAGATCGACAG CTGGTCGAGAATGTGGCTATTTGCTTGACAAAAATAGCAGATCAAGCCAGTGAGTCACCGGCAATGTTGGATCAACTGTGTAGGCATGGACTAATTAATGAATCAACACATCTCTTAAACTTGAATAGCCGCACTACCCTATCTCAACCTGTCTACAAT GGTGTGATTGGAATGCTAAGAAAACTATCTTCTGGTTCAGCTTTAGCTTTCAGAACGTTATATGAGCTTAACATTGGCTACAGTTTAAAAGAAATCATGTCCACGTATGACATTTCTCATTCAGTGTCTTCTACACATCCTATCAATGCATGTTCTAATCAG GTGCATGAAGTCCTGAAGTTGGTGATTGAGCTTCTTCCAGCTTCACCCGTAGAGGATAATCAGCTGGCATCGGAAAAGGAAAGTTTTCTCGTCAATCAGCCTGATCTTTTGCAACAATTTGGAAGAGACATGCTTCCTGTCATGATTCAG GTGCTAAACTCTGGAGCTAACGTATATGTTTCTTATGGTTGCCTATCAGCAATTCACAAGCTGACTTGCTTGAGTAAGTCCGGTGATATTGTCGAGTTACTGAAGAACACCAACATGTCAAG TGTTTTGGCTGGCATTCTGTCAAGGAAGGATCATCATGTAATTGTAGTAGCACTACAGGTTGCGGAAGTGCTTCTTGAGAAATACAGAGATACttttttgaattcttttaTAAAGGAAGGTGTTTTTTTCGCGATTGAAGCACTCTTAAGTTCTGATAGAGGGCAACAAAATCAGGGATCAGCTGACCTTTCACAAAAGCCTGTTACAAAAGAGATTGTGAAATGCTTGTGCCAATCTTTTGAAAGATCGCTATCCTCTTCTTCACAAACTTGTAAGATTGAAAAGGATTCTGTCTACGTTCTTGCAACACGTATCAAGGAGGGTTTCTTTGGACCTGAGGTATTCAACTCTGAGAAAGGCTTGACAGATGTCCTCCAAAACCTCAAGAACTTGTCGGTAGCACTTAGCGAGTTGATGACTGTACCCATTGATGCGCATGTCCTGCATGATGAGAAATTCTTCTCAATATGGAACCAAATCATGGAAAGGCTGAATGGAAGGGAATCTGTGTCCACTTTTGAATTCATTGAGAGCGGAGTTGTAAAGTCACTGGCAAGTTATCTTTCTAATGGACTCTATCAAAGGAAACTTAGCAAAGGGGGTCCTGAATGTGATAGTTTACCATTTATTGGTAAGAGATTTGAGGTGTTCACAAGATTGCTTTGGTCTGATGGAGAGGCAACTTCATCCTTGTTAATACAGAAGCTCCAAAAttccctttcttctttggaAAACTTCCCAATTGTCCTAAGCCAATTTTTGAAGCAGAAGAACTCATTTGCGGCTATTCCAAATGGGCGTTGCACTAGTTATCCATGCCTAAAAGTTCGTTTTCTGAAAGCAGAGGGGGAGACTTCTTTGCGTGATTACTCCCAAGACTTTGTCACTGTTGACCCACTTTGCTATTTGGATGCTGTCGATCAATACTTGTGGCCTAAAGTTAATATAGAACCTATAGATTCTGTGGAAGCAAAAGATCAAGCTATAGAATGTCAATCTTCTCAATTGCAGTCAACTTCGATATCTTGTCAAGCTGAAAGCTCAAGTCCTATGGAGATTGACAGTGAGTCTTCTGATGCGTCTCAGTTGCAG GGATCTCAAGTGGAAGATCAGACGCAACTTCCAGGACAACAGAATGCTTCCTCCTCTGAAACCTCCTCTGAAAAAGAGGATGCGGTACCTAGACTTTTGTTTCGTCTCGAAGGGCTTGAACTAGACCGTTCTTTGACAGTATATCAGGCGATTCTCTTGCACAAACTAAAATCAGAAAGTGAAGCAACCAACGATTCGAAGCTGAGTGGACCCCACAACATCACTTATGAAAGGTCTGCACAACTTGGGGATTCTCGTGAAAATCTGTTTCCACCTGGATCTATGGAAGATGATGAGTATCGCCCGTTCTTGTCCTATTTGTTTACTCATAGACTTGCTTTGCGCCTGAAGGGGTCAAGTCATCCTCCGTATGACATATTGTTTCTTCTTAAGAGTCTGGAGGGCATGAACAGATTTCTCTTTCACCTGATTTCTCTTGAACGGATTAATGCTTTTGGTGAAGGTAGGCTAGAGAATTTGGATGATCTGAGGGTACAAGTTCGTCCTGTGCCACATTCTGAATTTGTTAGCAGTAAGCTTACAGAGAAGTTAGAGCAGCAGCTTCGTGATTCTTTTGCTGTGTCAACCTGCGGTCTGCCACCATGGTTTAATGATCTAATGGATTCATGTCCgtgtttatttagttttgaagCCAAGTCTAAATACTTCCGACTTGCAGCCTTTGGTTCACAGAAAATCCGTCATCATCCACAGCACCTTAGCAGTTCAAATGTTCATGGCGAAGCGCGCCCAGTGACTGGTAGTTTACCTCGTAAAAAGTTCTTAGCTTGCCGTGAAAACATTCTAGAGTCTGCTGCCAAAATGATGGAGTTATATGGAAACCAGAAGGTGGTCATTGAGGTTGAATACAGTGAAGAAGTCGGGACTGGTCTTGGGCCAACACTGGAGTTCTATACGCTTGTCAGTAGGGCATTTCAAAATCCCGATCTTGGTATGTGGAGAAATGATTGTAGTTTTATTGTTGGAAAGCCAGTCGAACACTCGGGAGTTTTGGCATCTTCTTCAGGACTCTTTCCACGCCCTTGGTCAGGTACATCAACTACGTCAGATGTGCTGCAGAAATTTGTCCTCTTGGGGACAGTGGTAGCAAAGGCTTTACAAGATGGACGAGTCTTAGACCTTCCACTTTCCAAAGCCTTCTACAAATTAATTCTCGGACAG GAGTTGAGTTCATTTGACATCCACTTCGTTGACCCTGAACTTTGTAAAACACTGGTGGAATTGCAAGCTCTGGTACGTAGGAAAAAGCTTTTCGCTGAAGCACATGGTGATTCCGGAGCAGCCAagtgtgatttaagtttccATGGAACAAAGATTGAGGACCTTTGTCTTGAATTTGCATTGCCTGGCTACACGGATTATGATCTCGCTCCCTATTCTGCAAATGATATG GTAAATTTGGATAACCTCGAGGAATATATCAAGGGTATTGTCAATGCCACAGTATGTAATGGGATCCAAAAACAAGTGGAAGCATTTCGGTCTGGATTTAATCAG GTTTTCTCTATTGAACATCTTCGGATATTCAACGAAGAGGAGCTGGAAACTATGCTGTGTGGAGAATGTGATCTCTTTAGT ATGAATGAAGTCTTGGATCACATCAAGTTTGATCATGGATATACTTCTAGCAGCCCACCAGTTGAATAT TTATTGCAGATTCTGCATGAGTTTGATAGGGAGCAACAACGAGCCTTTTTGCAATTTGTAACAGGATCTCCCCGGTTACCTCATGGTGGTTTGGCGTCTCTCAGTCCCAAACTAACAATCGTCCGCAAG CATGGTAGCGATTCTTCAGATACTGACCTCCCTAGTGTGATGACATGCGCCAATTATCTGAAGCTTCCTCCTTATTCATCCAAA gagaagatgaaggagaagctGATTTATGCCATAACGGAAGGTCAAGGTTCCTTCCATCTCTCTTAA